In Helianthus annuus cultivar XRQ/B chromosome 9, HanXRQr2.0-SUNRISE, whole genome shotgun sequence, the following are encoded in one genomic region:
- the LOC110876828 gene encoding protein FAR1-RELATED SEQUENCE 5-like produces the protein MQFTSIEQAYAFYKSYAKLGGFSTRKGGEVHSGGITKTKYFVCSKEGHKAVCIEDRSSKSKKPYKSRNRGTIRTGCKAHLMICTVDGRLYTVKRFVDGHNHKFVCPDDIHMLPAYRQLSDVQEEEMVWELGTLNLGPVKAFHIMRKRYGGFENVGATVDDCKNFRNRINSYIEECDADMVINRMADKKQYLADYSFKYSVDDEKRLTGLFWANGLCKPNYIEFGDVISFDATFKINRYKMVFVPFTGIDNHC, from the exons ATGCAATTTACctctattgaacaagcatatgcgtTTTACAAATCATATGCTAAGTTAGGTGGTTTTTCTACTCGGAAGGGTGGTGAAGTACACAGTGGTGGTATAAccaaaactaagtattttgtttgttctaaagagggtCATAAGGCAGTGTGTATTGAAGATCGTTCTTCGAAGTCCAAAAAGCCATACAAATCAAGGAACAGGGGGACCATTAGAACTGGATGCAAAGCTCATCTTATGATTTGCACAgtggatggtagattatatacagtaaagagatttgttgatggccataatcataagtttgtatgtCCAGATGATATTCATATGCTGCCAGCTTACAGACAATTGTCAGATGTCCAGGAGGAGGAGATGGTATGGGAACTaggcactttaaaccttggtcctgtcaaagctttccatataatgaggaaacgttatggtggtttcgagaacgttggtgccacggttgatgattgcaaaaattttaggaATCGAATTAACAGCTATATAGAAGAATGTGACGCTGACATGGTGATTAATAGGATGGCCGATAAAAAACAGTATTTAGCTGATTATTCGTTTAAATATTCTGTTGATGATGAAAAACGGTTAACTGGTTTGTTTTGGGCTAATGGGTTATGCAAGCCTAACTATATAGAGTTTGGGGATGTGATATCGTTCGATGCAACTTTCAAGATAAACAG gtacaagatggtgtttgttccgttCACTGGCATTGACAACCACTGTTGA